The genomic region GGCCGCGCGGTTGTCGGACTCTACGTACAGCATGGCGGTGGCCGAACCCCGGCTGTGCAGGTGGGCGAGGCCGGCGAGGGTGAGCGGTGCGCCGATTCCCCGGCCCTGGAAGTCCGGATCGACCGCAATCACGTAGATCTCGCCCACGGCGACGTCGTCGGGGGGTGGGCCGCCCGCCGGGTGGACCTTGGTCCAGCAGAAGCCGGCCAGGCACCCCTCGCGCTCGTGCAGCAGGAAGCCGGCAGGGTCGTACCAGGGCTCGGATTGGCGCTCCCGCAGGTCTGCCGCCGTCATGTCACCCTGCTCGGGGTGCCAGCTGAAGGCCCGCCGGTTCAGCGCCAGCACCGCCGGCGCGTCGCCAGGCTCGAACGGGCGCACCGCCAGATCTGATGGCGGCGCCGGCAGCGGGCACCGCAACTGCCAGAGATCGCGGTAGGGCGTGAAGCCCCAGCGGACCACCAACTCGTCGTCACCGGTCGCCACATGGCCGATCCAGAGCCGGCAGGTCCCGCCGCCACCT from bacterium harbors:
- the mshD gene encoding mycothiol synthase, which produces MAIQISGPGEGDVTWTIEVPATERPALGTGGLERELAAAVETVRAGGGGTCRLWIGHVATGDDELVVRWGFTPYRDLWQLRCPLPAPPSDLAVRPFEPGDAPAVLALNRRAFSWHPEQGDMTAADLRERQSEPWYDPAGFLLHEREGCLAGFCWTKVHPAGGPPPDDVAVGEIYVIAVDPDFQGRGIGAPLTLAGLAHLHSRGSATAMLYVESDNRAANAVYERLGLRRHHTDRAYAAAL